A single Antechinus flavipes isolate AdamAnt ecotype Samford, QLD, Australia chromosome 5, AdamAnt_v2, whole genome shotgun sequence DNA region contains:
- the A4GALT gene encoding lactosylceramide 4-alpha-galactosyltransferase: MNVSCLGLSGNLSSLCDFFCRSPVLLRSPSLWSETMSKQPMCVLKFLRGSTNQRVCMLLAIIFKLMFLVSIMIYWMAESKYKGQLHSLPLEVKCPLLLSSAPPPILGEPPAPPGDIFFVETSDRTNPNFLFMCSVESASRTHPGTRIVVLMKGLLGRNSSLPKHLGISLLSCFSNVEFQPLDLADLFEGTPLASWYAFLNQRWHPYLLPTISDAARIAIMWKFGGIYLDTDFIVLKNLKNFTNVLGIQSKYVLNGAFLAFEPKHEFIQLCMQDFVDHYNGWIWGHQGPQLLTRVFKKWCGSKSLQDRRSCRGVHALPQEAFYPITWQNWKRYFEDISSQEFHTLLNKTYAVHVWNKKSQSVSFEVTSKVLLARLYSRYCPMTSEVMKMYL, from the coding sequence ATGAATGTGTCTTGCCTTGGACTTTCGGGGAACCTTTCCTCACTGTGTGACTTCTTTTGCAGATCCCCCGTTCTTCTCAGAAGCCCTTCTCTATGGTCGGAGACCATGTCCAAGCAGCCCATGTGTGTGCTGAAGTTCCTCCGAGGGTCCACCAACCAGAGAGTGTGCATGCTGTTAGCCATTATTTTCAAGCTCATGTTTCTCGTCTCTATCATGATCTACTGGATGGCAGAATCGAAATACAAGGGCCAGCTGCACAGCTTGCCTCTCGAGGTTAAGtgcccccttctcctttcttcagcACCTCCTCCGATCCTGGGTGAGCCCCCTGCCCCACCAGGGGACATCTTCTTTGTGGAAACTTCCGATCGGACCAACCCCAACTTCCTTTTCATGTGCTCGGTGGAGTCGGCCTCCAGGACTCACCCTGGTACCAGGATTGTTGTCCTCATGAAGGGTCTGCTTGGCAGGaactcttccctccccaagcACTTGGGCATCTCTCTGCTGAGCTGCTTCTCCAATGTGGAATTCCAGCCATTGGACCTGGCCGACCTTTTTGAGGGCACCCCTTTAGCCAGTTGGTACGCCTTTCTCAACCAAAGATGGCATCCGTACCTGCTCCCCACCATTTCGGACGCTGCCAGAATAGCCATCATGTGGAAGTTTGGGGGGATTTATTTGGATACGGACTTCATCGTCCTGAAAAATCTGAAGAACTTCACCAACGTCCTGGGCATCCAGTCCAAATATGTGCTCAATGGGGCCTTCCTGGCCTTCGAGCCCAAACACGAGTTCATCCAGCTCTGCATGCAGGACTTTGTGGATCATTATAACGGGTGGATCTGGGGCCACCAGGGCCCCCAGCTCTTGACCCGCGTCTTCAAAAAGTGGTGCGGGAGTAAGAGCCTTCAGGATCGCCGGAGCTGCAGGGGGGTCCACGCCCTGCCCCAGGAAGCCTTCTACCCCATCACGTGGCAAAACTGGAAGAGGTATTTCGAAGACATCAGCTCGCAGGAATTCCACACGCTGCTGAATAAGACCTACGCGGTCCACGTGTGGAACAAGAAGAGCCAGAGCGTCAGCTTTGAGGTCACTTCTAAGGTACTGCTGGCCCGGCTCTACTCCCGCTATTGCCCTATGACCTCAGAGGTCATGAAGATGTACCTCTGA